The window GACTTGGAACGACCTTTGAGTATTACAAAGGTACAACACTTGCTGAAGTTCAAGCAATGACAAACTATCTAGGTCGGACTTCTAATAGTTTAATCGATGCCGATGTTTTAGCTTCAACAACTTATTACTATGGCGTTGTTGCTGTCAATGCTGCAGGGCGCTCAGGGTTACGTACTGGCTCAGTAACAACCGAATCTGATAGCGTTGGTACTGCAGGCGGTATATTTAGAATTAAAACAAGCGATGGCGTTTTCCCGGTTAACAGCGATGATGCTACAGAGCTTTTTTACAACGTTCTTGGTATGTATCCGTCACAAGATACTGTATTAATCGTTTACTCGGCTGATGTTGATAACAACATCACTCACTCAGAGCAAAAGATGTATAACGGCTCGATGTGGGTAACGCCGGCTTTATTCCTTGATGGTGATTTAATTGCTACAGGAACAATAAGCGGAGATAGGTTAGTTGCTTACACTGAAATTAAAGCGCCAGTGATTACAGGAGGGACAATTAATATTAATGATAGGTTTATTGTTGATAAAGATGGAACGACGACGATTAAAAGCGGTGATGCTGGGGGAAGACTTGTCATAAATAATGAAACGATAACTGTTTACGATGAAAGTGGAAAAAAGAAAATCGAAATAGGTAGGCTATATGATCAGTAGTTTTGGAATGAGAGTGTACAATGATAACGGCTCCTCGTTTATCTTTGATGAGCATTGTTCTGCTTGTAAAATTTTAGGCGTATTCAAGTATTACCCTCGGACATATGATATATCAAGGCGTACTGGGATTTATGTGCCAGAAGGATATCAGGAGGCAATTGGCTTTAGTAGTCAGTCGGTCGTTTTCTCTGATAGTAGTAGCGGCTATCTCAAGTATCACGGTCTAGGTGATATGTCATATTACCTAGATGAAGACCGACAAATTATATTGGAATCAGGCAGCAAAGGAACAACCTCTGGCAATAAAATTGGCGAAAAACAAGACTGCACGGTATTTGCATGGCCAATAACGGCTAGTGGTAATTATGGATTATCTTTTTCGGGTTATGACAATTTTTCTAAAATTACGGACATGTCTGATTTTTCATTTTTGTTATATAGCGGTGAAGTTGATATAAACCCCGGTGGGTGGGTGCCATCATCCATCGATAAATCATATGATTTTGATAATACAGTTATTTTTTTTTACTGGGAAAACCCTCATGCGAGTCTTGTGAAATACTATGACTTTAGTCTTTGGGATGGTTCAATTATCGATAAAAAGTATGTTTTTTACGATCAAAATGGCAATGGAGTCTCGGAAATAATAAAAGCAAAAATTGTCATTTTTGGGAAAGGTAGCGCCAATAAATCAAAATATGGCATTAGATTTTTCGGAAACAGTGGTGGAGATTACTTTGATGTCAATGATGGCGTTTTAATTCGTCCCACTTTTTTTTCGATGGGCACTCAATCGCTTTATGATTTTAAAGGTGTTCCCGGCGTCAATAGACCGATGATATTACCAACAACTATTGGCGGTTATGCAAAAGGCTGGCAGATTGATAGGGCTTATTGGGAATTAGGTGTTGCTAATAATGGGTTCCAGCTGGCACCCTCTCCAGCTAAAAGGAAATATGTGTATTATAACCGATTTGACCCATTATACGTTGTTTCTGATTACCCTGTTCTGGTTTTGGATGCTGAAAACTATTTTAACTTTGGAGATTAACTCATGTGGTATAACTTAAATTTAAACGATCTTAATCTATACAACCCAGTCATTTTAGTAGGAGGGATTGTTGCTATTGCTGTTTTTTTATTAGTTGGGCATAAAATACTTATCCCTTTATATAAAAAATATATTGTTAAATCAAAACGCAAGTAACATAATTTTTAAGGACCCCAAATGACAATGATATCAGGTATATTAATTGATGGTGCAGGACAGCCGCTACCAAATGTTCAAATCGTATTAACTGCACTTAAAACCTCAAGTAAAGTTATTGTTCAATCAAAGGCTTTAATTACAACGACATCAGACACTGGCTCATATTCCATCAACGCGCAACCCGGAAATTATTCAGTTACAATATTAAGAAAAGGTTTTCCGACAGAGAAGGTTGGTCGTATCAATGTTTACTCAGACAGTGAGAATGGAACGCTAAATGATTTTTTAATTAGCCCTAGTGAAAGCGAGATCACCCCAGAAATATTGGCACAGGTTGTTGATGAGAGAAAACAAGCGCAACAAGCTGCTCAATCGGCTCAAACCTCTTCTAATCAAGCATTATCTACACTAAACAATACAGTTAAGAAAACAGGTGAAACGACTCAAACCGTTCAAGGTACACTCGATGCTACAGAGTTAAAAGAGAATGGAAATAGAGTTTATTCTCCAAATAATAAACCGACTGCTAGTGATGTTGGCGCGTTATCTACCACAGGTGGAACCTTGAGTGGTAATTTACTTTATAGCAAATATGAAACAGGTTTAAATTTTACTGTTAATAAAAATAACTATAAGCAATTCATTTCAATAAATGACAGTTATGTTTTTCTTATGTCCGGAACGGACGGTGATAAAACTCGATTAAGATATTCACCGCAAATAAACACATGGAACTTTGAAAGTAGCTCAGTCTCAATCAATAATACACCAGTGTTAAAACAAGGTGATGCTGTTCCATTTGTCGGTCTGATCTCTGCTGGTACAGACTTAAATACTTTAATTGGTAGTGAAAATGGCGTTTATTATCAAACATATTCCGCTAATGCCACATTAGCTTTAAATTATCCTGTTGCTGGTAGAGTCGGGACGCTTGTAGTCTATAATTTAAACGGACAAACATCATGCTCTCAAAGATTCATGACATATGGCACTAATGACGAGTATTTAAGAAACTATAATCAGAATAACCAACAATGGTCTGCTTGGTTTAAGCAAATAACAACCGCAAATTCAACTGTAGATAGTAATGGCTTCTACAAAAAAGCATCGCCGATTTGTAGACTATTTGCTAGCGATAATATTACTGAGGTTGAAGGCTTTAAGATTGCGGGTTGTGGGTTGGTTAATAGTGAAGCGGATGGTGTGATAGCTAAGCGTATTGATGTCGGTCATTATGAAATCCATGGCTCATTGGGCTTTGCTAAAGAAGGGTGGTATATTACCTTGCCAGAAGATGCAAATGGTAATAAAAAATTCTTTGCTGAATATACAACTGATGAGAATAATATCATTACAGTTAAAACATATACTCGCAAGTTTGATTTTGAACAATGCGCAATAGTTGCTGGTGAGCCTCAAGATATTACAGAAGACAGATGGATTGATATTAGATTGGAAATGCCAGCGGTTGAGATTAATGATGAAGCAGCGCCAATGCCAAGTACTTTAAACCCTATAATCTATTAAACCATCACACAAGAACTTCACATAATTAACAGCATCAATCAACTGCTTAAATCTTGCTATCTCTATCGTTATCTCATCTTTATACATAACCATATTATCTCCGTCCACAGCATCAATGATGTATGAATCGTCGTCGATATCATGTTCTTTGTCGTGAGAAAAGCGAATATAGATAGTTTTTAAGTAATTGATTCTGATCATATCAAATATCATGTGTTGTGATTAACGTCATGATACATTAGTTTAATTGATATTAAGCTACCTATCAGACTTAATAAATCTATAAAACAATTTTAATAAATACTATTTAATTTATTTAGTTAACTCAAATAGAATAAATAAACTTGATTTTATTACTTAAATTTCATAGACTTAATTAATCTAAAAATAATAACTCATCATCAATGAATGACAATAAATACTGGTTTATAAGCAGAAAAGAATGGACTGAAATTATCCGAGAGATTGATTCCCCAAATCCCTTTCGCTATCAAACCTTTTCTATTTCAGTTCGAAAAGCGAAACAGCTCCAACAGGTCAGTTACTTTGATGAAGATGATTATCAGTCGATTATTGACTATTGTTTAACGTATTCGGATAGTTGCCATGGATTATCACAAGTCTTTGATTTACTTGCTAATCAATATGGTGCGGGTCATTATCTCAAATCATTATCTGAGCAGCGTAAAGTACTGATTGACGGATTAAAAAATCAGCATATTGTCTTATTACGTGAGACCGTGACACATAGTGATTATGAGCCAGTCCAGCCTACGGTTATTCCTGAAAAAATGAACTATTTGACTGATGAGCAGTTCTTGGTTAGTCACATGGAAGACCCAACTAATTGGATTGAGTTTGAAGTTACTGGAGTCGCTAATGAGCCATTTACTTTATTCAATAGCAAAACAGGTGAAATAGTTACACAAGGTCAGCTTGATGCATTGGGTCATGCTTATGTTGAAATCCCCGAAGAGACAGTTTTTCTGGTGGATGTCGCATTTTCTAAAACCAAAGAATACCGTTCATGGTATTACACACTGTTAGACTATCATAGTCAGATGTTTGCGGGTAGCGTTGATGCGATGGCTTCTTCCCTTGATGCAATAAATGATTTTCATCTGGCAGAAGTGGTGCCCATAGCAAAATTGTATCAGGTTTTAGGTCTGTCAAAATATTTCTCCCCTAATTCATCGGGTGGCAGTAAATTGATGCCTGCGAAGACACAAGGCGGCGAGCTAATTCGTTCAGCCAGTGCCTTTATCACTGGATTTTATTTACTCGATTTAGCAGGGTTCAGCTATATCAAACCGGTGTCAACATTCGGGCAATATAGCCGTGGCGTGGCTGCTTTTGGCGTAGTCAATGCTACCGTAACGCCTGTCATGGAGCATCGGATAGCTGATTTATTATCAAAAGATGCCGGTTTAAAATCGGTTGTGCTTGACTATTTATCCGTTCATCCGGATGATAGCAACGCTGAAGCAAGGTTCAAAAATGGTCTGGAAGGATTGGCGTTAGGTTCGGTACTTGAACCGCTATTTATCGTGTTTCGGATTATTAAAAACTCCTTAACCCGCACCTTAATTACCCGAATTCCAACACGGCGGACTTATAAACTTGAGGCTGAAAAGGTTGAAATTGAGCCAATAAAGCAGACTGAATCAACCAACGAGATTGATATAGGGAAGGAGAGCACTAATATTACGAAAACAGGCAATACTTTGCCTGATATAGCTCAGCTAAGTTTAGCTGCCAATTCCGTAAATAGAAATGGTTTAACCGATGCAGGACGAGCTCTACAAAAACATGGTGGACGAGAAGGTAGTGTATATATCTATACAAATCAAAAACCTTCAATTTTAAATAAAGAAGCTCAAGATATTGTTAATGATATATTATCTAATCCTCAATCTAAGATCGAATATAAAAAAGCAACTGAAAATAAAAAAATAATTGATGTAATAGATGTAACCGCTCCAGATGGGAGAAAGTTAAGGTTTAATGAAAGTGGGACTAGATTAATTGGTTTCAGAGAACCGCCTAAAAATAGATAGGAGTCATAAAATGTTAGAATATAGTGTTGGTAGTTCGATAGAAAGTGACAATTTTAATGCCGAATTACTCTATAATGGAAATGTATGGGGAGAACTTTGTCTATCTGAAGATAAAAAAAATTTAGATTTTATAATTTATCCTAGTAATATTTCTAATATTTTAGTTTTTAATTATGATGAATTAATGGCATTGATTGAACGGGCAAAAAAACATTTATTACAATTAGAACCATTAAAAGATTAAAAATCTATCTATTTATAATTTTAATTAGTATTAATTGTTATTTACTTGTGAGTCAATCATAGGCTTATAAGCGAAAATGTTAAACAGAGTTCAGTAGTTATTGAAGTAAAAGAAATTACGGGTAGATATATTAATATAGGAAATCCTAACGGTCTTCCTGATGTTAATAAACCAACAATCATCTTTATGATACAGTCAAGCGGATCTCCGAAGATAGTACCAGTAAACCCAAATAAAGGAGGAACGATAAAGTGAATGATCTACAGTTATTACTTTCTGCACAGAGAGCTATGCTATTTAATATATCTCCTAAATTTAGAATGATATCTATAGATATTGATTCTGATAGGGTGCTACAGGTCTTGGTTGTTATTTCAAGTGAAGTTGATGAAGAAGAAAAAGATCTTATGTATTCATTCGCAGGAGAAATAGAAGGTGATTTTTCAGAAATATCATCAACAAATGTAGTATTTATTATCAATTCTGATGATATTAATATTATTCCTAGATTACCTAAAATAGTCTTTTCACTTTATCAGTGAGACAAAAAATTTTATCCAATAACGGGAAAAT is drawn from Orbaceae bacterium BiB and contains these coding sequences:
- a CDS encoding prophage tail fiber N-terminal domain-containing protein, with translation MTMISGILIDGAGQPLPNVQIVLTALKTSSKVIVQSKALITTTSDTGSYSINAQPGNYSVTILRKGFPTEKVGRINVYSDSENGTLNDFLISPSESEITPEILAQVVDERKQAQQAAQSAQTSSNQALSTLNNTVKKTGETTQTVQGTLDATELKENGNRVYSPNNKPTASDVGALSTTGGTLSGNLLYSKYETGLNFTVNKNNYKQFISINDSYVFLMSGTDGDKTRLRYSPQINTWNFESSSVSINNTPVLKQGDAVPFVGLISAGTDLNTLIGSENGVYYQTYSANATLALNYPVAGRVGTLVVYNLNGQTSCSQRFMTYGTNDEYLRNYNQNNQQWSAWFKQITTANSTVDSNGFYKKASPICRLFASDNITEVEGFKIAGCGLVNSEADGVIAKRIDVGHYEIHGSLGFAKEGWYITLPEDANGNKKFFAEYTTDENNIITVKTYTRKFDFEQCAIVAGEPQDITEDRWIDIRLEMPAVEINDEAAPMPSTLNPIIY